The Montipora foliosa isolate CH-2021 chromosome 10, ASM3666993v2, whole genome shotgun sequence genomic sequence GGTAAGAAGTTTGACTTTTTTTAGGTTTCGTTTGCTGTTGTATGTGGGTTAGTTGCGGAAATGGTGATTACGATACAAAGCCATTCTCACTTTGTTATTAACCTAAATGATAAGTTGATAAGACAAATTGCCCAAAAGAGATTTGAAAGCTGAGTGACACCACCAGTGTTGGATTTGTCGCTATTCGTTAAACCACTGGACTCATTGTTGTATCAGTCCTTTAGCTGACATATTCATTAATCCAGGAATCGACGCAAGGGTAATATAACGTATTCAAAACAACCAAATAGGCTACAAACAAATAGGGACTCGAATTCCTTACGCGCGCCTATTTGATGGGCTCTGTGATGTTATCATGAAACGAGCCTGACGGTCAAAGTGGGAACAACAAACTGCACATCGCTGCGAGCCACACTCTGTGTGACTACTAATGCCATTAAAGCCACAACGCGGAAACATTACAATGATGATAAAAATAGACAAGACAACAAATAAATTTTCTGGGAGCAAAAAAATACTGTTTCAAATTTGCGTGTCAAGTGCCGCGCCAAAAAGTTTATATTACCAATATAATATCATCGTGAAGATTCTACGTAAATTTAGTGGTTTCTACTGAATATTTTTACGCGTGTTGGAAATTCTCTCGTCTCGTCAGAATATTATTGCGAGCGGTACTATATAAGGAGCGCGCGCAAATTCATCACTAGTTTAAATTGTTTACTTTCCCAGCCTGCTGGTTTGATTTGGATGCAGAAAAATGTAAGAGAAATTAAGATAAATACTTTGTGGTAAATTAGCTCAACTTTAATTCTTTCttatgtttgttttgtttagaatgggagttttgggcttcAACTCTTGCTGGTTGCTTGTCTTCCTGATTTTAACGGATCAACGATGTATTTCTTCGTCCCCCGTTCTTCTATTGTCAGCTTTTAAGAAGAGCGAGTCCGTGGCGTTACCAGCCGAAAAAGATATACAGATGAGAAAGGGACTTTCCattaaagaagaaaatgaaattgcTACTACAAATCCTCCGTCAGAACTGAATAACCTTGTAGATTTATCGCAAGTTAAGACCAACGACATCGATTTTAGAGCAGGGAGAATGCAGAAGAAAAATGACTTGCCACCAGGTGCTAGTTTTGGCAAACAAGCATTCATGCAACTGAGGGACTCAAGTCAAATTGCTACTACAAATCCCCCGTCAGAAATGAATAACCTTGTAGATGTACCGCAAGGTAAGACCAGCGACATCGATTTTAGAGCAGGGAGAATGCAGAAGAAAAATGACTTCCCACCAGGTGCTAGTTTTGGCAAACAAGCATTCATGCAACTGAGGGATTCAAGGCAAACAGCCAATCAAGACCTATTGCTTAAAACCAAGCCAAATAGAAACCCGATTCAACTACCACTGAAACTGGATGATCGAGAGCTGGGCATTCAAGACGAACATAATAATCCTCCGAATCCACAAGTCCAATCCACGGTCAACCAACATCGACTAAACTCTGTTTTATCCCCGCATGTGGTTGTTCTCGACGATTTGCCCCTACATAAAGGCATGTCTCTCATAAATCTTGGTCATATTGATTTAAAACCAGACGTGTGCAAAGCTTATCAGTTCAAAGAAACAATAAGACACCGGGGTTGTAACAGCGTGAGTATCGATAACAACATGTGCTATGGACAGTGCAATTCGTTTTACATTCCCAAACGATTTGTATCTCGTTCTTACTGCGCTCCGTCAAGAATGGAAACATATGAAGTTCGACTGGAATGTCCCGGACAAACCCCTGACCATGTGGTAAAGAAAGTCTCTGTTGTCAAAGAATGCGCTTGCAAGGATTGTGGATTGGAAGATCCTTCGAAAGGAGAGTAACGATTCCCTATAATCAAAATTATCTACGCAACAGAGACGTGATCATCGATTACACCTTACACTCATTGGAAAAAAACAGATCGCGTCGCAGTAAAATTCAAAATTAGCTCGAACTAGCGCAAAGCGCACGTTTAAAGAAACAATTCGTACGCCTCGAAACGTCTTCGCAAGAGTCCAAGGCCTTAAAGAGATGCTTCATAAATCACGAGTGATGGATCAATACGGCAACCAATGTAGCATAGACTATACACATTTAAAAGTTgtaaacaaaatgttttttttttacatgattAAGGAATATTTACTTGAGGCGACAGCTTCCATATTTAAACAGATTCTCGAAACAGTTGAATAATACATATAAAGGAATACTCACATACGCGCAGCCATAGAGCTAAGCAATAATGTTAAGAGACAATATTCTGAATATTTTGTATATAAGAAATAGTTCTATGATTCACAGTGGAATGACAGCAGTTACACACAGGAGTAATATTGCTCTTCCTGATGAGAAAACCGGATAAAAAATTGTTTCCGAAGGAGATAAGATTATTTTACGCCGAAAAGATAACTATCTGAGTAACATTGCATAAATTACTGAGAAATCATACCTTTCTAGGCTTCACTTAAAAACAACGCTAACGATGGAATTACTCAATAAATTAAAGGTAGTATCTTTGTTGGGTACCTACACTTTTCACAGTCAGACATTGTTACTTAAACAAAGGTAATTTCATTGTGAAAGATTTCTGAAGAATTAAATAAAGACAAAAGCTCAAATCGAGATTTATGGCCGTTTGTCAATTGGAAATGAGTTGTGTCACATCAGACGTTACCTGCGCAGGCAAGGACCTTAATTAAACCGACTACCGTACATAGAATAATAAATGGTGGCGAGAGAAAACTACTCGGTAGGTTTCATCCGAATGGTTAAGGACTTCACTCACAGACTCAAAAGCCAGAAACACCTTGTACAGCATATAAATTAGCGATGGCATCATAGGACAGAACGTTAATACGACTTGTCACACTTGCATGATTTTAAACCCTGTAAAAAAGCCACATTGTGCAGCCTTGATCTATTGATAAACCTGCGGCAACGTGGAAAACTCTGCTTAAAGGTTCTTCCCAATACTTAAATGTTTGCGTTTCCGCTCTAAAATGTTACCAATGTCCATTTTTCTGTGGCGGTCACAGTTCAGCCTTTCTTCTGTCGGCTACAGACGAAAAAAATTCGACTGCTCATCCCTGAAAATGTACCTCGCTATAAATACGGATTTCTCGTAAAGACTGAATTAAGCTACCGAAGAAGCAAATTTAATCAGCCGTCGTTCAAAAACAACGATATGGTTCAAGGTAATAtcgtttgcaaatatcaaacAACTTCCCACGTAGATGAGTACAATTCTAAACGCAAAATTGAATTTCACGGATGTTATTACTTAATCGAGCCCCCATTAACAAGAGAAGTTGGTTAATTACAATTCAATGGATGTTCATAAATAAATTACCACAATCAAAGAATTTAATACTGAATAGAAAAACCATTACGGCTATCTTCAGCTATGTAAAACACTCTTTCGGTTCCAAACAGACGCATCGCTCTTTCCGCCGTTCTTTCACTAAAGCCCTCCTTCGAAAGCAATGCAATCGATATCACCTTATTAACATACGTTTGCCGGCGCCGTGTTATAGTGTCACCTCTTGAAAGTCAGTCGGCTG encodes the following:
- the LOC137974264 gene encoding uncharacterized protein, which codes for MGVLGFNSCWLLVFLILTDQRCISSSPVLLLSAFKKSESVALPAEKDIQMRKGLSIKEENEIATTNPPSELNNLVDLSQVKTNDIDFRAGRMQKKNDLPPGASFGKQAFMQLRDSSQIATTNPPSEMNNLVDVPQGKTSDIDFRAGRMQKKNDFPPGASFGKQAFMQLRDSRQTANQDLLLKTKPNRNPIQLPLKLDDRELGIQDEHNNPPNPQVQSTVNQHRLNSVLSPHVVVLDDLPLHKGMSLINLGHIDLKPDVCKAYQFKETIRHRGCNSVSIDNNMCYGQCNSFYIPKRFVSRSYCAPSRMETYEVRLECPGQTPDHVVKKVSVVKECACKDCGLEDPSKGE